In Microvenator marinus, one genomic interval encodes:
- the ligA gene encoding NAD-dependent DNA ligase LigA translates to MVDITRSQPWMQLEVEDLESAVQFHNKAYWVDNNAVISDEDFDRLVEALRTKAPQSPVLDAIGPEGAAEGFEFEGEKVAHDPPMLSLDKCYDEATLLKWFGKFDGEVVVSPKVDGVAVCIRYDQNGELVIGSTRGNGTVGELITENVKRIVDVPLKISDGPLEVRGEAYLPLDVFRAKFEGEYSSPRNLTAGALKQKDPEKTRRFEVHFFAYDAIGREFQSENEKMLFLAKLGFSEVESTVVHVDGLQAAYDDISARRASLNYETDGLVYKVNSIEEQERMGFTAHHPRYAIAYKFQGDAGQSVLREIHWSVSRTGAINPVGVVDPVDLSGATVTRCSLHNLSIMDKLGGDKGLTLNSKVLMVRRGGVIPHLERVLEAGDIPVELPSECPFCGAPTRRDGDILVADHQPNCRGSRLKELEHFATVMEIKGFGPKILETLYEAELVTAPVDFFAITPEDLMSLERVGRKLAEKLVEKIRERRKPRAEVFLRALGIDELGNHVSKILAQRYDSIEAILDIKEEELASIHTIGDIIAQKVCSGLEHRREDILELADILEIQFVKEEPKEGALRGKKFLFTGAMESMSRKDAQKKVQALGGETPSGVIKDLDYLVIGDADLEKFKGGWRTNKLEKAEAYNREGGDIKIIGETDFLGLIDL, encoded by the coding sequence ATGGTGGATATCACACGCTCGCAGCCATGGATGCAACTTGAGGTCGAAGACCTTGAGAGCGCAGTCCAGTTCCACAACAAAGCCTACTGGGTGGATAATAACGCGGTCATCTCTGACGAGGACTTCGACCGACTCGTCGAAGCTCTTCGCACCAAGGCTCCTCAAAGCCCGGTGCTCGACGCGATTGGCCCGGAAGGCGCCGCGGAGGGCTTTGAATTCGAAGGCGAGAAAGTCGCCCACGATCCACCGATGCTCTCGTTGGACAAGTGTTATGACGAAGCCACGCTCCTCAAATGGTTCGGGAAATTCGACGGCGAAGTCGTCGTAAGCCCCAAGGTTGATGGCGTGGCCGTGTGCATTCGCTACGACCAAAACGGCGAACTCGTGATTGGCTCCACTCGCGGCAACGGAACCGTTGGTGAGCTCATCACCGAGAACGTGAAGCGAATTGTCGATGTTCCACTAAAGATTTCCGATGGACCGCTCGAGGTGCGAGGCGAAGCCTACCTGCCGCTTGATGTGTTTCGCGCAAAATTCGAGGGCGAGTATTCAAGCCCCAGAAACCTCACTGCCGGCGCGCTCAAGCAGAAAGATCCAGAGAAAACTCGGCGTTTTGAGGTCCACTTCTTCGCCTACGATGCGATAGGTCGCGAGTTTCAAAGCGAAAACGAAAAGATGCTCTTTCTCGCAAAGCTTGGGTTCTCTGAAGTGGAGAGCACGGTCGTTCACGTGGACGGACTTCAAGCCGCCTACGACGATATCTCAGCTCGACGTGCGAGCCTGAACTACGAGACCGACGGCCTTGTTTACAAGGTCAATTCCATCGAAGAACAAGAACGGATGGGATTTACAGCTCACCACCCGCGATACGCTATTGCGTACAAGTTTCAAGGGGATGCCGGGCAAAGCGTGCTGCGTGAGATCCACTGGAGCGTCTCTCGAACTGGGGCGATTAATCCGGTTGGGGTGGTGGATCCTGTAGACCTCTCCGGCGCAACCGTGACGCGTTGTAGCCTCCATAACCTCTCGATCATGGACAAGCTTGGCGGCGACAAGGGGCTAACGCTCAATTCAAAAGTCCTCATGGTGCGTCGCGGCGGCGTGATTCCACATCTCGAGCGTGTTCTAGAGGCCGGAGACATCCCGGTTGAACTACCCTCAGAGTGTCCGTTTTGCGGAGCGCCAACACGACGGGACGGCGATATTCTGGTCGCAGACCACCAGCCGAACTGTCGAGGAAGCCGTCTCAAAGAGCTCGAACACTTCGCAACCGTCATGGAGATTAAGGGATTCGGGCCAAAGATTTTGGAGACCCTCTACGAGGCCGAGCTCGTCACTGCACCGGTGGACTTCTTCGCGATAACACCGGAAGACCTCATGAGTCTTGAGCGTGTGGGCCGAAAGCTCGCGGAAAAACTTGTCGAGAAGATTCGGGAACGGAGAAAACCTCGTGCGGAAGTCTTCTTGCGCGCGCTTGGTATCGATGAACTCGGAAATCACGTGAGCAAAATCCTGGCTCAACGCTACGACTCCATCGAAGCGATCCTGGACATCAAAGAAGAGGAGCTCGCCTCCATCCACACCATCGGTGATATCATCGCCCAAAAGGTCTGTTCAGGGCTTGAGCACAGGCGAGAAGATATCTTGGAGTTGGCAGATATCCTCGAAATTCAGTTCGTCAAGGAGGAGCCGAAAGAAGGAGCATTGCGTGGCAAGAAGTTTCTCTTTACGGGCGCTATGGAATCCATGTCTCGCAAAGACGCGCAGAAGAAAGTCCAAGCACTTGGCGGGGAGACACCGAGCGGAGTCATCAAAGACTTGGACTATCTCGTCATTGGCGACGCAGACCTCGAAAAGTTCAAGGGTGGCTGGAGAACCAACAAACTTGAGAAAGCGGAAGCCTATAATCGAGAAGGCGGTGACATCAAAATCATCGGAGAAACAGATTTCTTGGGCCTGATCGACCTTTAG
- a CDS encoding hybrid sensor histidine kinase/response regulator, whose amino-acid sequence MERTFLVIDDEPDILDSIYRLFRKEYRVLRAQNTRDAWELIENEEVHVVLTDQRMPETTGVEFLTELRATHPDIVRVLLTGYSSLDSVIEAINEGSVYRYIAKPWNPLELKLFVSQAFDYFETRRERELLVEKLKEANAQLEEQNQALQDKNEELKLLDRMKSVFMEVVSHELNTPIAVILGYEFLLRRELTPATNVVIGKALAGIESSANRLKNISSRIFKMMATEDPSMTLDLQPTKASELGDALRLHVDPFLVRRHQKLRIDIPSPFPPLYVDREKIIDVLINVVMNAIKFSHDNQEIVLAFGRLDDSRYEVWVQDQGIGIEEEDLQQVFAPFFSSFNSQYHSSGEFEFGKRGIGLGLALARRFVEMHGGTIQMDSTPGEGTRVGIQLPFQPEKFDSSGEMNKL is encoded by the coding sequence ATGGAACGCACCTTTCTCGTCATCGATGACGAACCTGACATTCTGGACTCCATCTATCGCCTTTTCCGAAAGGAATACCGTGTACTGAGAGCCCAGAACACGAGAGATGCGTGGGAGCTCATCGAGAACGAAGAGGTCCATGTCGTTCTGACCGACCAGCGAATGCCAGAGACTACAGGTGTGGAGTTTTTGACCGAATTGCGGGCCACACATCCAGATATCGTTCGGGTGCTCCTCACCGGGTATTCAAGCCTCGATAGCGTGATTGAAGCTATCAACGAAGGCAGCGTTTACCGCTACATCGCAAAACCGTGGAACCCTCTCGAGCTCAAGCTCTTTGTCTCGCAGGCGTTCGACTATTTCGAAACGCGTCGCGAACGTGAACTCCTGGTTGAGAAGCTCAAAGAGGCAAACGCGCAACTCGAGGAACAGAACCAGGCGCTTCAAGACAAAAACGAAGAACTTAAACTCCTAGACCGCATGAAATCGGTGTTCATGGAGGTGGTGAGCCATGAGTTGAATACCCCTATCGCGGTCATCCTCGGTTACGAGTTTTTGTTACGTCGCGAACTAACCCCGGCCACGAATGTGGTTATTGGAAAGGCTCTAGCGGGCATCGAGAGCAGCGCAAACCGCCTCAAGAACATCAGTTCTAGAATTTTCAAGATGATGGCCACCGAAGACCCTTCGATGACCTTGGACCTGCAGCCGACAAAGGCCAGTGAACTGGGGGATGCCCTGCGTCTACACGTGGACCCGTTCCTCGTGCGCCGGCACCAAAAGCTCCGAATTGATATCCCTTCGCCCTTCCCGCCGCTCTATGTGGACCGCGAAAAAATCATCGACGTGCTCATCAATGTGGTTATGAACGCAATCAAATTCTCCCACGACAACCAAGAGATCGTCTTAGCGTTTGGGAGACTCGATGATTCCAGATACGAGGTCTGGGTTCAGGATCAAGGGATTGGTATTGAAGAAGAAGACCTCCAACAGGTTTTTGCCCCGTTTTTCAGTTCGTTCAACTCCCAGTATCACTCATCCGGCGAGTTCGAGTTCGGCAAGCGCGGGATCGGGCTTGGGCTAGCGCTGGCGCGCCGATTCGTGGAAATGCACGGGGGCACCATCCAAATGGACAGCACCCCCGGCGAAGGTACACGCGTTGGGATTCAGTTGCCGTTTCAGCCCGAGAAATTCGACTCATCGGGCGAAATGAACAAACTCTAA
- a CDS encoding tetratricopeptide repeat protein, with amino-acid sequence MAKELRTHENESRAARILRPNESEGAITERMASFRPPEEVALRQDTLETFARMMAEEARLIRDHESTRRNKAFSELLAREALGQFDRIEAKQGRFAKDFGADREFWELCRRVLLAHGDDSRDVVEHIASEAGLVEGLDAIRLAWVDGESPESLLQRLDEVTGARPLEDMPALSAQFATLLCVDFLLELGRSDEAIRALNTLRHHPELDGQTRAQLVAMEASWLASHARIDEASNVLKDSLSHTIAGDDVEDLLYSLLRDTGAKDEGFEFLSEARLSRRVAPIALELSQMTYQRDPKTAAEVLERAGQDFEEDALVREGYVALLHATDAQDAKLIDLLNARLANPGLSSDERVWTLWELGRLYESQSHHRPDAGLESAAAEVYVEALQHEPSFTPAIRALGRLYSRLGEWGLLADLYETEIAHLGEAPFVWRRHFQVAEIYEQRLNQASKALKHYLTVVRHRNGYLPALKGAARLMEREGRWTELADLFLASVSATESRRQKLYLLEKVAEIAEDRLQHTEVAIGAWEEILELDPEQSRAFAALGRLYSRGERWNDLLMLNERELGLIDDEEESAALLVRNASIAVDKLGMTDVAEDAYRRALNLLPDYLPALEGLGRIYVRGARWDELVAMTEAQLVSSPDKREAERHLGALAELMEFECGHEADAVLLYTRIQELNPSNPHVFFALARLHRQTGNWRALISVLEERVVRTLPEDQPILLAEIANVLEWRLESPAEAYGYWMKGARIEAENIHWLYGILRTWRAAGVDAMKLSKELEELALRTMPAEARDTYFLSIARIRERASGTPQKSVGYRVHGDEHCTENQAVVRLCAGLAGDRAGLLRQRDEHPWFGVEQVVGVKEWNGPTKQTLIRVLESASADERNWFVGWLPNELAEAWIEDGDSKVSRLRREIQRVKAGLKPEGDSVDPDVLRLRIEEASAHKDVEKWISLTREEIAAAVSRDLRVKRSVDLAAVLQGLESREVLEEAVEIAFGNEPAIEDGPIVDELFAALETGQIWDAMRTALESHVANIELGDARRAELFEKLGEVLEEKILDLDGARHAYEHAWQLSNDPRNLSAIVGVCRSLDDLESAAQFQELHFREVLKSDSPIDRLNSGLDLAELCVRIGDAAKAIEHLEMLLHPKVSHPSYTQVRLKLAHLHCDFGDVERGIGLFEETLSFNALESQILDWRRLVRAYKVDLGDAAQAYALQWKLVRSQPSSLDDVDELLEIAWELNELHDCCIEIESFAKELDVPTRIALVGRAAVALDEDLGRADEAARLYRDLVAIGGPESTLDYRRRLAFTLSRSVGRETEALKHFETLVAEEPFESTTYKGMVEVFEKIQAYDRARVARQFLRTLNMKVEGEEIRAKSSVSRAFSDDDIRQLLLPEDLRPYFAALHAVMPIAEKLWGGDLPQKKALDAQKIEDSRLLDALANAGQMFGIKKIKAFASDSAQNTPFVFHESTPVSWFNSELIEKCSEPELRFLAGYSAALAWSEVSALSALDGREIWHLLEGILYKQTGAGFSERVDARSQEMADAVSSPFFAVARRRVVQALEPALETIASAHCEAWPAQLHSFALRVGLLSASDIQAATSGTLRMSGWSEPLSEEATQKQLRRSKDVENLFKFGMSEAFLLARFKVGLGSRPSQFNRI; translated from the coding sequence ATGGCGAAGGAATTACGTACCCATGAAAATGAGTCGCGCGCAGCCCGCATATTAAGACCCAATGAGTCTGAGGGAGCAATCACCGAACGGATGGCGTCGTTTCGCCCGCCCGAAGAGGTGGCTTTGCGTCAAGATACGCTCGAGACCTTCGCGCGGATGATGGCTGAGGAAGCGCGCTTGATTCGGGACCATGAGTCCACCCGTCGCAACAAGGCGTTCTCTGAGCTTCTCGCACGTGAGGCACTCGGGCAATTTGACCGAATCGAGGCCAAACAAGGCCGCTTCGCCAAAGACTTTGGGGCAGATCGCGAGTTTTGGGAACTTTGCCGACGAGTCCTCCTTGCGCACGGTGACGACTCCCGTGACGTGGTCGAGCATATTGCGTCCGAGGCCGGACTTGTAGAGGGTTTGGACGCAATTCGTTTGGCTTGGGTCGATGGTGAATCTCCTGAATCCCTTCTCCAAAGGCTCGATGAGGTGACCGGAGCTCGACCGCTCGAGGATATGCCAGCGCTGAGTGCGCAATTTGCGACCTTGCTCTGTGTGGACTTCCTGCTCGAGTTGGGACGTTCAGACGAGGCGATTCGCGCTCTAAACACCCTTCGTCATCATCCCGAGCTCGACGGTCAGACGCGAGCCCAGCTCGTGGCGATGGAAGCCTCCTGGTTAGCGAGCCACGCAAGGATTGACGAGGCGAGCAACGTGCTCAAGGACTCCCTCTCGCACACGATTGCAGGGGACGACGTCGAAGACCTTCTCTATTCACTTCTTCGTGACACGGGCGCCAAAGACGAGGGCTTTGAGTTCCTTTCCGAGGCTCGCCTTAGCCGCCGTGTGGCCCCGATTGCGCTTGAACTCAGCCAGATGACCTATCAGCGCGACCCTAAGACTGCGGCTGAAGTACTCGAGCGCGCGGGCCAAGACTTCGAGGAAGATGCGCTTGTGCGTGAGGGATATGTGGCCCTTTTGCACGCCACTGACGCTCAAGATGCTAAGCTCATCGACCTCTTGAACGCCCGTCTTGCGAATCCAGGACTCTCATCCGATGAGCGGGTCTGGACCCTTTGGGAGCTTGGGCGCCTTTACGAGTCTCAGTCCCACCATAGACCAGATGCCGGGCTAGAAAGTGCTGCGGCGGAGGTCTACGTTGAGGCTTTGCAACACGAGCCCTCGTTTACGCCTGCGATTCGTGCGCTGGGCCGACTCTACAGTCGTTTGGGTGAATGGGGACTCTTGGCGGACTTGTATGAGACAGAGATTGCTCACCTTGGGGAGGCCCCGTTTGTTTGGCGACGGCATTTCCAGGTTGCCGAGATTTATGAACAGCGTCTGAATCAGGCGTCGAAGGCTCTTAAGCACTACTTGACCGTGGTGCGACACAGAAATGGCTATCTACCGGCGCTCAAGGGCGCAGCGCGTCTCATGGAGAGGGAAGGGCGGTGGACAGAACTCGCCGACCTCTTCCTGGCGAGCGTGAGCGCGACTGAGTCCAGACGCCAAAAGCTCTATCTTTTGGAGAAGGTCGCGGAGATTGCTGAAGACAGGCTTCAGCATACCGAAGTTGCGATTGGGGCTTGGGAAGAGATCCTCGAGTTGGACCCCGAGCAATCGCGCGCCTTTGCCGCGCTGGGACGGCTCTATTCCCGCGGCGAGCGTTGGAATGATTTGTTGATGCTGAACGAGCGAGAGCTCGGCTTGATCGACGACGAGGAAGAATCGGCGGCGCTCTTGGTTCGAAACGCGAGCATCGCTGTGGATAAACTGGGCATGACCGACGTGGCGGAAGACGCCTACCGACGCGCCCTGAACCTACTTCCGGACTACCTGCCTGCTTTGGAAGGTCTCGGCCGTATCTACGTGCGAGGCGCCCGATGGGATGAGCTCGTAGCGATGACGGAGGCCCAGCTGGTGTCGAGCCCCGACAAACGCGAAGCTGAGCGCCACCTTGGAGCGCTCGCCGAGTTGATGGAGTTCGAGTGTGGGCATGAGGCGGACGCCGTGCTTCTCTACACGCGGATTCAGGAACTCAATCCGTCAAACCCTCATGTCTTCTTCGCGTTGGCACGTTTGCACCGCCAAACAGGGAATTGGCGAGCGCTGATTTCGGTGCTTGAGGAGCGCGTCGTAAGAACGCTTCCTGAAGATCAGCCAATTCTTTTGGCCGAGATTGCCAATGTCTTGGAATGGCGCCTGGAAAGTCCAGCCGAGGCCTATGGCTACTGGATGAAAGGTGCGCGCATCGAGGCCGAGAATATCCACTGGCTCTACGGCATTCTGAGAACCTGGCGTGCCGCGGGAGTGGATGCGATGAAGCTCTCCAAAGAGTTGGAGGAGCTTGCACTTCGCACCATGCCAGCTGAGGCTCGTGACACCTATTTCCTCTCGATCGCGCGGATTCGCGAGCGGGCGAGTGGGACTCCTCAGAAGAGCGTCGGCTACCGTGTTCATGGTGATGAACATTGCACCGAAAACCAGGCTGTTGTTCGCTTATGTGCTGGACTTGCCGGAGATCGCGCGGGTCTTTTGCGTCAGCGCGACGAACACCCATGGTTTGGGGTTGAGCAGGTGGTCGGGGTCAAAGAGTGGAATGGGCCAACTAAACAGACATTGATTCGTGTTCTCGAGAGCGCGAGCGCCGATGAGCGCAATTGGTTTGTCGGCTGGTTGCCTAATGAGCTCGCTGAGGCTTGGATCGAGGATGGAGACTCGAAGGTAAGCCGACTTCGGCGGGAGATCCAGCGCGTGAAGGCTGGCCTGAAGCCTGAGGGGGATTCAGTTGATCCGGACGTTCTTCGTTTGAGAATCGAAGAAGCCTCGGCCCACAAAGATGTGGAAAAGTGGATTTCTTTGACGCGCGAAGAGATCGCAGCGGCGGTTTCTCGAGACCTCAGGGTCAAGAGGAGCGTCGATTTAGCGGCTGTGTTGCAGGGCCTTGAATCGCGTGAGGTGCTTGAAGAGGCGGTCGAGATCGCGTTTGGCAACGAGCCGGCGATCGAAGACGGGCCCATTGTTGACGAGCTTTTTGCAGCGCTTGAGACAGGCCAGATTTGGGATGCGATGCGCACGGCGCTTGAGTCTCACGTGGCCAACATCGAGCTCGGTGATGCCCGTCGAGCTGAGCTCTTCGAGAAGCTCGGCGAGGTGTTGGAAGAGAAGATTTTGGACCTCGATGGTGCTCGTCATGCCTATGAGCATGCCTGGCAGCTTTCAAATGACCCGAGGAATCTGAGTGCGATTGTGGGCGTATGCCGCTCGCTCGACGACTTGGAGTCGGCGGCGCAGTTCCAAGAGCTTCATTTCCGAGAGGTATTGAAGTCGGATTCACCGATCGACCGTTTGAACTCGGGACTCGACCTGGCTGAGCTATGCGTTCGAATCGGCGACGCGGCGAAGGCTATTGAGCATCTGGAGATGTTGCTTCATCCGAAGGTATCTCATCCGTCGTACACTCAAGTTCGGCTAAAACTGGCTCATCTCCATTGTGATTTTGGCGACGTAGAGCGCGGAATCGGACTTTTTGAGGAGACGCTTTCGTTCAACGCACTCGAATCCCAAATCTTGGATTGGCGCCGTTTGGTGCGGGCATACAAGGTGGACCTTGGAGATGCGGCTCAGGCCTATGCCCTCCAGTGGAAGCTCGTGCGCTCACAACCGTCCTCATTGGACGATGTGGATGAGTTGCTCGAGATTGCGTGGGAGCTCAATGAGCTTCATGATTGCTGCATTGAGATCGAGTCGTTTGCGAAAGAACTCGATGTGCCGACGAGGATTGCGCTTGTTGGGCGAGCCGCTGTGGCGCTCGATGAAGACCTTGGGCGCGCTGACGAGGCGGCACGTCTCTATCGCGACTTGGTGGCTATTGGAGGCCCTGAATCGACCCTAGACTACCGTCGACGCCTGGCTTTCACGCTCTCGAGGAGCGTGGGTCGCGAGACTGAAGCGCTTAAGCATTTTGAGACGCTGGTGGCCGAAGAGCCCTTCGAGTCGACGACGTACAAGGGAATGGTCGAGGTTTTTGAGAAGATTCAAGCCTACGACCGTGCGCGTGTCGCTCGTCAGTTCCTTCGGACCCTGAACATGAAGGTTGAAGGCGAGGAAATCCGCGCTAAATCAAGCGTTTCGAGGGCATTCTCGGACGATGATATCCGTCAGCTTTTGCTTCCAGAGGACCTTCGCCCGTACTTTGCAGCACTGCATGCTGTGATGCCGATTGCGGAGAAGCTCTGGGGCGGCGACCTTCCTCAGAAGAAGGCGTTGGACGCTCAGAAGATCGAGGACTCGAGATTGCTCGATGCCCTTGCCAATGCGGGGCAGATGTTTGGCATCAAGAAGATCAAGGCTTTTGCGTCGGATTCGGCACAGAACACGCCGTTTGTCTTCCATGAGTCCACGCCGGTTTCTTGGTTCAACTCCGAGTTAATCGAGAAGTGTTCCGAGCCCGAGTTGCGCTTCCTCGCCGGATATTCTGCGGCTCTGGCCTGGTCTGAAGTTTCGGCACTGAGCGCGCTCGATGGCCGAGAGATCTGGCACTTGCTCGAAGGGATTTTGTACAAGCAGACCGGTGCTGGGTTCAGTGAACGTGTGGACGCCCGTAGTCAGGAGATGGCCGACGCTGTGTCGAGCCCGTTCTTTGCGGTTGCGAGACGAAGAGTGGTACAGGCGCTCGAGCCGGCACTGGAGACTATTGCGAGTGCCCATTGCGAGGCGTGGCCTGCGCAACTTCATTCGTTTGCACTGCGGGTAGGCCTTCTTAGTGCGTCGGATATTCAAGCCGCTACCTCTGGTACCCTGCGGATGTCGGGCTGGAGCGAGCCGCTAAGTGAAGAGGCGACTCAGAAGCAGTTGAGGCGCTCGAAGGACGTCGAAAATCTCTTCAAGTTCGGAATGTCTGAGGCTTTCCTCTTGGCTAGATTCAAGGTCGGTTTGGGTTCGAGACCTTCTCAGTTCAATCGGATTTAG
- a CDS encoding peptidase MA family metallohydrolase: protein MFRKLITLVFALVLSGSVFAQSSLEQIESRPSADNGLVFHYPEAASKAAEDLMETAPADLAKLKASLGVEEMKPIQVWVLKRVGDYFRLHQIPNNAPEWAAGLSFSNRATVIVANKPGAQGMAEVDATFRHELAHVAVDIAARGKKVPRWFHEGFAVLHADEWTADRSELLSRAAAASGLIAFGDLEFSFPEHHNTASLAYAQSFHFVRDLRDRHGDDVFSRLFQNMEQGDSFHQSFRKVTGESVPVAEGRWRQDLKNASSLWSLFMDGIVIFFGASLLFLVAWRLRKKRTAQKLASMKDNPAWDYDESQYPLPGEH from the coding sequence ATGTTTCGCAAGTTGATAACTTTGGTTTTTGCGTTGGTTTTGTCGGGGTCGGTCTTTGCGCAATCAAGTCTTGAGCAGATTGAGAGCCGTCCATCGGCAGATAATGGGTTGGTGTTTCACTACCCAGAAGCAGCATCAAAGGCTGCTGAGGATTTAATGGAGACGGCCCCAGCGGACCTGGCGAAGCTCAAGGCATCTTTGGGTGTCGAGGAAATGAAGCCTATCCAAGTGTGGGTATTGAAGCGGGTAGGGGACTATTTCAGGCTTCATCAAATTCCAAACAATGCGCCCGAATGGGCGGCCGGCCTTTCGTTTTCAAATCGCGCAACGGTGATTGTGGCAAACAAACCGGGGGCTCAGGGTATGGCTGAGGTTGACGCGACGTTCAGACACGAATTGGCGCACGTCGCCGTTGATATCGCTGCGAGGGGCAAGAAAGTTCCAAGATGGTTTCACGAGGGGTTTGCTGTGCTTCACGCCGATGAGTGGACGGCCGACAGGAGTGAGCTTTTATCGCGCGCAGCCGCGGCGAGCGGCCTGATTGCCTTTGGAGATCTGGAGTTTAGCTTTCCTGAGCATCATAACACGGCATCACTTGCGTACGCTCAATCGTTCCATTTTGTTCGAGATTTGAGAGATAGGCACGGAGACGATGTGTTTTCGAGACTTTTTCAAAATATGGAGCAAGGGGATAGCTTTCATCAGTCTTTTCGTAAGGTTACGGGTGAAAGTGTCCCTGTTGCGGAGGGGCGTTGGCGCCAAGATTTGAAGAACGCATCAAGTTTGTGGTCGCTTTTCATGGACGGAATTGTCATATTTTTTGGCGCAAGTCTGCTTTTCCTAGTAGCTTGGAGATTGCGTAAGAAGCGCACCGCACAAAAGCTAGCGTCCATGAAGGACAACCCGGCATGGGATTACGATGAATCGCAATATCCATTGCCTGGAGAGCATTAA
- a CDS encoding DivIVA domain-containing protein: MKFSSDDIIKQEFERRVRGYDVNQVREFLEGVAREWDHLAMNAKQAQKERDELMAEVREYRRRERTLQDALDMARQMSEDLKHQATREAELLVADAEIKAEKILAECEDEISRAQSEVRVLEERRVRVLAELKATLETHLAFVEKFETSEVEWDAIEEETNLAT; this comes from the coding sequence ATGAAGTTCAGCAGCGACGATATCATCAAACAAGAGTTTGAACGCCGAGTTCGCGGATACGACGTCAATCAAGTCAGAGAGTTTTTGGAGGGTGTGGCTCGCGAATGGGACCACCTCGCGATGAATGCCAAACAAGCTCAAAAAGAACGTGATGAGCTGATGGCTGAGGTTCGGGAGTACAGGCGGCGTGAGCGAACGCTGCAGGACGCCCTGGACATGGCCCGTCAGATGTCCGAGGACCTCAAGCACCAGGCGACTCGTGAGGCAGAACTCTTGGTGGCGGATGCCGAAATTAAGGCGGAAAAGATTCTCGCTGAGTGTGAGGACGAGATCAGCCGAGCTCAGTCCGAGGTGAGAGTGCTTGAAGAGCGTCGGGTGCGGGTGTTGGCCGAGTTGAAGGCCACTCTCGAGACGCATTTGGCTTTCGTCGAGAAGTTCGAAACGTCTGAAGTAGAGTGGGACGCCATCGAAGAAGAGACGAATCTGGCGACCTAG
- the proC gene encoding pyrroline-5-carboxylate reductase — MSIEYWMVGCGNMGSALVEGALKAGAHCVVRSRSRDKIDRLVSLGASETSKGGPRVVVFAVKPYQLEAVFSEFEFQEGDIVVSVAAGVRLESLKAWLPKKWQGLKVVRAMPNTPALVGKGMTGLFSDSVSDEVVAFFEMSGEVVVLSGESEFDALTALSGSGPAYIFIAMQALADGGVQMGLSRDVATKLAIGTVLGAAELASQTGTHFEVLKDRVASPGGTTIAACAELEKLGFRHALNRAVVVAAEHSKSMAEKLS; from the coding sequence ATGTCGATAGAATATTGGATGGTCGGCTGCGGAAATATGGGGAGTGCGCTTGTCGAAGGTGCGCTCAAGGCCGGCGCGCATTGTGTGGTGCGGAGCCGGAGCCGGGACAAGATAGACCGACTCGTGAGCCTGGGAGCGAGCGAGACGTCAAAAGGTGGGCCGCGCGTGGTGGTCTTTGCGGTCAAGCCCTATCAGCTGGAAGCTGTTTTTTCCGAGTTTGAGTTTCAGGAGGGCGACATCGTTGTTTCGGTGGCTGCTGGAGTCCGGCTTGAGTCGCTTAAGGCGTGGCTTCCAAAAAAATGGCAAGGGCTTAAGGTGGTAAGAGCCATGCCCAATACCCCGGCGCTCGTGGGGAAAGGCATGACCGGACTCTTCTCAGACTCAGTTTCTGATGAAGTCGTGGCGTTCTTCGAGATGTCGGGGGAGGTCGTGGTGCTCTCAGGTGAGTCAGAGTTTGATGCGTTGACCGCCCTCAGTGGGAGTGGGCCCGCGTATATTTTTATTGCGATGCAGGCCTTGGCCGACGGGGGCGTGCAGATGGGGCTCTCACGAGACGTGGCGACCAAGCTCGCTATTGGAACCGTGCTGGGGGCAGCGGAGCTCGCGAGCCAGACAGGTACTCATTTTGAAGTCTTGAAAGACAGGGTTGCAAGTCCTGGTGGAACCACGATCGCCGCGTGCGCTGAGCTCGAAAAGCTTGGGTTTCGCCATGCGCTCAATCGTGCCGTAGTTGTCGCAGCAGAACACTCGAAGTCCATGGCAGAAAAATTGTCCTGA